In Natronoarchaeum philippinense, a single window of DNA contains:
- a CDS encoding sugar phosphate isomerase/epimerase family protein has protein sequence MRYGLNQSGFPADDLAETCSILAAAGYDGIEPNVERDGQLTTESGRQEVAGIVDAHDLTVPAISTISHWEYPLSSADEVRRRIGVEIARDMIDAAAALDAEDVLIVPAVVDDGASYDADYERAVQSVRELAGYAADRGVAVAVENVQNNFLPSPDEFAAFLDDVEDAGPIGAYVDVGNALRSGLPSRWLRTLDDRISKIHVKDWLVDHHRVTYPPQGDVDWARVLDAVDAIEYDGWITAEVPPYPSFPERMPADVLDTMRFLFEDGGDRR, from the coding sequence ATGCGCTACGGCCTCAACCAGAGCGGCTTCCCGGCCGACGATCTGGCCGAGACGTGTTCGATCCTCGCCGCTGCGGGCTACGACGGCATCGAACCGAACGTCGAGCGCGACGGTCAGCTGACGACCGAATCGGGGCGACAGGAGGTCGCCGGCATCGTCGACGCCCACGACCTGACCGTCCCCGCGATCTCGACGATCAGCCACTGGGAGTACCCCTTATCGAGCGCCGACGAGGTGCGACGCCGGATCGGCGTGGAGATCGCACGCGACATGATCGACGCCGCGGCGGCGCTCGACGCCGAGGACGTGCTGATCGTTCCGGCGGTGGTCGACGACGGCGCGAGCTACGACGCCGACTACGAGCGCGCCGTCCAGTCGGTCCGGGAACTCGCCGGCTACGCCGCCGACCGCGGCGTCGCGGTCGCCGTCGAAAACGTCCAGAACAACTTCCTGCCCTCGCCCGACGAGTTCGCGGCGTTTCTGGACGACGTTGAAGACGCCGGACCGATCGGGGCGTACGTCGATGTCGGCAACGCCCTGCGTTCGGGGCTGCCGAGCCGGTGGTTGAGAACGCTCGACGACCGAATCTCGAAAATTCACGTCAAAGACTGGCTCGTCGACCACCACCGCGTGACCTACCCTCCACAGGGCGACGTTGATTGGGCGCGCGTGCTCGACGCCGTCGACGCAATCGAGTACGACGGCTGGATCACCGCCGAGGTGCCGCCGTATCCCTCCTTCCCCGAGCGCATGCCCGCGGACGTGCTCGATACCATGCGGTTCCTCTTCGAGGACGGCGGTGATCGCCGATGA
- a CDS encoding NAD(P)-dependent oxidoreductase, whose amino-acid sequence MTKAIVVGPLFEDVWPLAADHLRELWAERGPVEFRRLDETPDRLLDAVDEPGDVTELAALGVPVTEDDADALTALESAFVMTDSMYGVDADAHELLAERGVAVHDHTDEGFWAQSVAEFGLGLTIDALRQIPQKHAEMVESHEPWDLDKLDNEVPGANGHQFADDPAFTNGTVAGTRVRVAGVGNIGSTYADAVGSLGADVAAYDPYADEPCFHRTGADRVWSLEELVADAEVFAPTVPLTDATEGLITADHVHALPEGCVVVLITRAGVIDMDAVRERVLADEIALAADVWDEEPLSLDDPLLDRHNVVHTPHIAGRTRDANESWAERLDAHFRAAE is encoded by the coding sequence ATGACGAAAGCGATCGTCGTCGGCCCGCTGTTCGAGGACGTCTGGCCGCTGGCGGCCGATCACCTCCGAGAACTATGGGCCGAGCGCGGCCCCGTCGAGTTCCGGCGGCTCGACGAGACGCCCGACCGGCTTCTCGACGCCGTCGACGAGCCGGGCGACGTGACCGAACTCGCCGCACTGGGCGTCCCCGTCACCGAAGACGACGCCGATGCCCTGACCGCGCTGGAGTCGGCGTTCGTGATGACCGACTCGATGTACGGCGTCGACGCCGACGCCCACGAACTCCTCGCCGAGCGCGGCGTCGCCGTCCACGACCACACCGACGAGGGCTTTTGGGCGCAGTCGGTCGCCGAGTTCGGGCTGGGGCTGACGATCGACGCGCTCCGACAGATTCCCCAGAAGCACGCCGAGATGGTCGAGAGCCACGAGCCGTGGGACCTCGACAAACTCGACAACGAGGTGCCCGGCGCCAACGGCCACCAGTTCGCCGACGATCCGGCGTTTACGAACGGCACCGTCGCCGGCACCCGTGTTCGGGTGGCCGGCGTCGGCAACATCGGGAGCACGTACGCCGACGCCGTCGGCTCGCTCGGCGCGGACGTGGCGGCTTACGACCCCTACGCCGACGAGCCCTGCTTCCACCGGACGGGGGCCGACCGAGTCTGGTCGCTAGAGGAACTCGTCGCGGACGCCGAAGTGTTCGCGCCGACGGTGCCCCTGACCGACGCCACGGAGGGGCTGATCACCGCCGACCACGTCCACGCGCTGCCGGAGGGCTGCGTCGTCGTCCTGATAACGCGCGCCGGTGTAATCGACATGGACGCCGTCCGCGAGCGCGTGCTCGCCGACGAGATCGCGCTGGCCGCCGACGTGTGGGACGAAGAACCATTATCGCTCGACGACCCGCTGCTCGATCGGCACAACGTCGTCCACACGCCCCACATCGCGGGCCGGACGCGCGACGCCAACGAGTCGTGGGCCGAGCGCCTCGACGCCCACTTCCGGGCGGCCGAGTGA
- a CDS encoding TrmB family transcriptional regulator: MDEQELRAGLQEAGLSQYEADAYLAVLERGTAPAVKIAEQTGIPKSRIYDVLEDLEREDYVETFEQDSALSARPRDPSEVMADLQQRANRLATTAEAIEDRWERPEISGHKITIVKRFDSVIEQFRAAAEEATNRIQIAVSPSQFEAVRPALADAVDRGVFVKLTLATGLEDPHAVEDIAFADVATEARHRTLPAPFTALVDRTHTFFSSESHPSDQYGIIIDDQTLTYVFHWYFQSALWGTWQPVYDAVDDGIKREYVDIRECVQDIAPIVNDGTTIPATVNGFDIRTGEEVTLSGEITEIISAGMPDTDGSLTLTQLAGQATLVLESDGREYGIGGRGATLEDVEARRIVLDPPESLSDGGT, from the coding sequence ATGGACGAGCAGGAACTACGCGCGGGCCTGCAGGAAGCCGGGCTCTCCCAGTACGAGGCCGACGCCTACCTCGCCGTGCTGGAGCGAGGCACCGCTCCTGCGGTCAAGATCGCCGAGCAGACCGGCATCCCCAAGTCACGGATCTACGACGTGCTCGAAGATCTCGAACGCGAGGACTACGTCGAGACGTTCGAACAGGATTCAGCGCTGTCGGCCCGTCCACGCGATCCCTCCGAAGTGATGGCCGACCTGCAACAGCGCGCCAATCGACTCGCCACGACCGCCGAGGCGATCGAAGACCGGTGGGAGCGCCCGGAGATCAGCGGTCACAAGATCACCATCGTCAAGCGCTTCGATTCGGTGATCGAGCAGTTCCGGGCCGCCGCCGAGGAGGCGACCAACCGCATCCAGATCGCGGTCTCACCCTCGCAGTTCGAGGCCGTCCGGCCGGCGCTTGCCGACGCGGTCGACCGCGGCGTCTTCGTGAAACTCACACTCGCAACGGGGCTGGAAGACCCCCACGCCGTCGAAGACATCGCTTTCGCCGATGTCGCAACCGAGGCCCGCCACCGAACGCTGCCGGCGCCGTTTACCGCGCTCGTCGACCGGACACACACCTTCTTCTCCTCGGAATCGCATCCAAGCGACCAGTACGGGATCATCATCGACGATCAGACGCTGACCTACGTGTTCCATTGGTACTTCCAGAGCGCGCTCTGGGGGACGTGGCAGCCGGTGTACGACGCGGTCGACGACGGCATCAAGCGCGAGTACGTCGACATCCGCGAGTGCGTCCAAGACATCGCGCCGATCGTCAACGACGGGACGACGATCCCGGCCACCGTCAACGGCTTCGACATCCGAACCGGCGAAGAGGTGACGCTGTCGGGTGAAATCACCGAGATCATCTCGGCAGGGATGCCCGACACCGACGGCTCGCTGACGCTGACCCAGTTGGCCGGACAAGCAACGCTCGTGCTCGAATCCGACGGCCGCGAGTACGGCATCGGCGGGCGCGGCGCGACGCTCGAAGACGTCGAGGCGAGGCGGATCGTGCTCGACCCGCCGGAATCGCTCTCCGATGGGGGGACCTGA
- a CDS encoding riboflavin synthase has protein sequence MYAGLVSGTGRIEASTADGEGHRLRIDTNGLVDPELGDSVSVSGVCLTADRAGDGWFEAFLSTETVERTYLAELPIGAQVNLESPLALGESIDGHLVGGTVTATSEVAATEDIGTGWRYEFSIPDGFAPYLAEKGAVAVDGASLTVSELAGDRFAVAVIPETRELTTLSEKSRGDPVHLEPDPVATYVDRQMMLGRA, from the coding sequence ATGTACGCAGGACTGGTTTCCGGAACGGGACGAATCGAAGCATCGACGGCCGACGGCGAGGGACATCGGTTGCGAATCGACACGAACGGACTGGTCGATCCGGAGCTAGGGGACAGCGTGAGCGTCAGCGGTGTCTGTCTCACCGCCGACCGCGCCGGCGACGGTTGGTTCGAGGCGTTCCTCTCGACCGAGACGGTCGAACGGACGTATCTCGCGGAGCTTCCGATCGGTGCCCAAGTCAATCTGGAGTCCCCGCTCGCGCTCGGCGAATCGATCGACGGCCACCTCGTCGGCGGGACGGTCACCGCGACGAGCGAGGTCGCCGCCACCGAGGACATCGGTACGGGGTGGCGCTACGAATTTTCGATTCCCGACGGCTTCGCGCCGTACCTCGCGGAGAAAGGCGCCGTGGCCGTCGACGGTGCGAGCCTGACCGTCTCGGAGCTGGCGGGCGATCGGTTCGCCGTGGCGGTGATTCCCGAGACGCGCGAGCTGACGACGCTCTCCGAGAAGAGCCGCGGCGATCCGGTCCATCTCGAACCAGACCCAGTCGCAACGTACGTCGATCGACAGATGATGCTCGGTCGGGCGTAA
- a CDS encoding CopD family protein produces MTASVIPMAKDGLLEPEAVERASGTLTTITRVSSLLLLLSGSLMASSFYTASGLFSTGRGHLVLTMVALWLVLTGLLEMTTRRLEDGLQAQRVRAPADETETWFRAASVVGFALLTIAGILSSGLI; encoded by the coding sequence ATGACAGCATCCGTCATCCCGATGGCGAAAGACGGACTCCTCGAACCCGAAGCCGTCGAGCGGGCCTCGGGAACGCTGACGACGATCACGCGCGTGAGTTCGCTGTTGCTGTTGCTCTCGGGCAGTCTGATGGCGTCGAGTTTCTACACGGCCAGTGGGTTGTTCAGTACCGGTCGTGGCCACCTCGTGCTGACGATGGTCGCCCTGTGGCTGGTGCTGACCGGGCTGCTGGAGATGACGACGCGGCGCCTCGAAGACGGTCTGCAGGCCCAGCGCGTCCGCGCGCCGGCCGACGAGACCGAGACGTGGTTCCGCGCGGCGTCGGTCGTCGGCTTTGCGCTGCTGACGATCGCCGGCATCCTGTCTTCGGGCCTGATCTAA
- a CDS encoding DUF6684 family protein: protein MVEQPLDRETILDVTVNVIPLVMLVVFILLFTVVTPWGPRFGPDNTIPTLIMYGHLLFTALVLVLITYQSAKVISRDEP from the coding sequence ATGGTCGAGCAACCGCTGGACCGGGAGACGATCCTCGACGTGACGGTCAACGTCATTCCCCTCGTGATGCTCGTGGTGTTCATCCTGCTGTTTACCGTCGTGACGCCGTGGGGACCGCGATTCGGCCCCGACAACACCATTCCGACGCTGATCATGTACGGCCACCTGCTGTTTACGGCGCTCGTGCTGGTGCTGATCACGTACCAGAGCGCGAAGGTCATCTCGCGGGACGAGCCTTGA